The following are encoded together in the Pseudomonas sp. IB20 genome:
- a CDS encoding SEL1-like repeat protein has product MKFRSVPPSVTDTPQTVTAPKRFSLKVALWLLDSPHLGHNTNIKHFAGRLLKQPAREGVVAAQSRLGQLMCRECGNARDRRIGHDLLRLAARAGDHRAQRELGQVED; this is encoded by the coding sequence ATGAAGTTTCGCTCAGTACCACCTTCTGTTACCGACACCCCTCAAACTGTTACCGCACCCAAGCGTTTCTCCTTGAAAGTCGCCTTGTGGCTGCTCGACAGCCCGCACCTGGGGCACAACACCAACATCAAGCATTTCGCCGGGCGTTTACTCAAGCAGCCGGCCCGTGAAGGCGTGGTCGCCGCGCAGAGCCGCCTGGGCCAGTTGATGTGCCGTGAGTGCGGCAACGCCCGCGACCGCCGTATCGGCCACGACCTGTTGCGCCTGGCCGCCCGTGCCGGCGACCACCGCGCCCAGCGCGAATTAGGGCAGGTCGAAGACTGA
- a CDS encoding OmpP1/FadL family transporter produces the protein MKKVMLKTTLSLAVAMASSQLFASGFALNEQDVAGMGTGFAGRSSSAENASTVFGNPAGMARLEGQQITGGVAAIDASTDIKDASGRSRGSNKGDMVPFTAVPFGFYTNKLNDQWAVGFGVYAPFGLKTDYERGFQGRAFGNKSEVAVITFQPTVSYAFNDKVSIGFGPTINRISGTLESQPSLAGLPLPGLAGTGDNKIKVKGDDTALGFNAGILVQATDTTRVGLTYHSKVKYKLEGHTDVTPGAGVPGGYLRANRYDASLKVDTPESWDASVTQDLSDAWKVYGGATWTRWSRLKDITVNNEGVTATTGGALAPRIVGQIQEPQNWHDTWAYALGTSYQVTKQVVLRTGLTFDQSPTNNTDRSPRIPTGDRTIFSVGLGYAVMDNMTIDLAYSYLKEEPVKVNKQNALGQTYASKYENSANGFGLGMTYKF, from the coding sequence ATGAAAAAAGTAATGCTCAAGACCACACTTAGCCTCGCCGTTGCCATGGCTTCCTCCCAACTGTTCGCAAGCGGCTTCGCCCTCAACGAACAAGACGTCGCCGGTATGGGTACGGGTTTCGCAGGCCGGTCTTCTTCTGCCGAAAACGCCAGCACTGTCTTTGGTAACCCTGCCGGTATGGCTCGCCTCGAAGGCCAGCAAATCACCGGCGGCGTCGCCGCTATCGATGCATCGACCGACATCAAAGACGCCAGCGGCCGCTCACGCGGCAGTAACAAAGGGGACATGGTGCCGTTCACCGCTGTTCCTTTTGGTTTCTACACCAACAAACTTAACGACCAGTGGGCAGTCGGCTTCGGTGTTTACGCACCGTTCGGCCTGAAGACTGACTACGAACGTGGCTTCCAAGGCCGCGCATTCGGCAACAAGAGTGAAGTGGCTGTTATCACCTTCCAGCCGACTGTGAGCTACGCCTTCAACGACAAGGTGTCGATCGGTTTTGGTCCGACCATTAACCGCATTTCCGGCACCCTGGAGTCGCAACCAAGCCTCGCGGGGCTGCCGCTCCCAGGTCTGGCAGGCACCGGCGACAACAAAATCAAAGTCAAGGGCGACGACACCGCGCTCGGCTTTAACGCCGGTATCCTGGTGCAAGCCACCGACACCACCCGTGTCGGCCTGACTTACCACTCGAAAGTGAAATACAAGCTCGAAGGCCACACCGACGTGACGCCAGGCGCCGGCGTTCCTGGCGGTTACCTGCGTGCCAACCGCTACGACGCTTCGCTGAAAGTCGACACCCCTGAATCCTGGGACGCTTCGGTTACTCAAGACCTGAGCGATGCCTGGAAGGTTTACGGTGGTGCGACCTGGACGCGCTGGAGCCGCCTGAAAGACATTACCGTCAACAACGAAGGTGTGACGGCAACGACCGGTGGTGCACTCGCACCGCGGATCGTCGGCCAGATCCAAGAGCCGCAAAACTGGCACGACACCTGGGCCTACGCCCTGGGTACCTCGTACCAAGTGACCAAGCAAGTGGTCCTGCGTACCGGCTTGACCTTCGACCAGTCGCCGACCAACAACACTGACCGTTCGCCGCGTATTCCTACCGGTGACCGGACTATCTTCAGTGTCGGCCTGGGCTACGCGGTGATGGATAACATGACCATCGACCTGGCTTACTCCTACCTCAAGGAAGAGCCGGTCAAGGTGAACAAACAGAACGCGCTGGGCCAGACCTATGCGTCCAAGTACGAAAACAGCGCCAACGGCTTCGGCCTGGGCATGACGTACAAGTTCTGA
- a CDS encoding adenosylcobinamide-GDP ribazoletransferase, whose translation MLPFWIALQFLSSLPIRLPGMPQPQELGRSLLFYPLVGLLFGLLLWALNTALMGAPLLLHAALLLTAWVLLSGGLHLDGLADSADAWLGGFGDRERTLTIMKDPRSGPIAVVTLGLVLLLKFTALVALIEQHNSAALILAPLIGRASMLALFLTTRYVRAGGLGQALSDHLPRIVGQQVLILSGLACILIGGFSGGIAVLLAALCFIGLRQLMVNRLGGTTGDTAGALLELLEVAVLVGLAL comes from the coding sequence ATGCTGCCATTCTGGATCGCCCTGCAATTTCTCAGCAGCCTGCCGATTCGGCTGCCGGGCATGCCACAGCCTCAGGAGCTGGGGCGTTCGCTGCTGTTTTATCCGCTGGTCGGGTTGTTGTTCGGGCTGCTGCTGTGGGCCCTGAACACGGCGTTGATGGGCGCCCCGTTGTTGCTGCACGCCGCGCTGTTACTGACGGCGTGGGTGCTGCTCAGTGGCGGCTTGCACCTGGACGGCCTGGCCGACAGCGCGGATGCCTGGCTCGGTGGTTTCGGCGATCGCGAGCGCACCCTGACCATCATGAAAGACCCGCGTAGCGGACCGATTGCCGTGGTCACCTTGGGCTTGGTGTTGCTGCTCAAGTTCACGGCATTGGTGGCCTTGATCGAGCAACACAACAGTGCCGCGCTGATCCTCGCGCCACTGATCGGGCGTGCATCGATGCTGGCGCTGTTCCTCACCACGCGCTATGTGCGTGCAGGAGGTCTGGGGCAGGCGTTGTCAGATCATTTACCGCGGATCGTCGGCCAACAGGTGCTGATCCTCAGCGGCCTGGCCTGCATCCTGATCGGTGGTTTCAGCGGCGGGATCGCTGTTTTACTCGCGGCCCTGTGCTTTATCGGCCTGCGCCAACTGATGGTCAATCGGCTCGGCGGCACCACCGGCGACACGGCCGGCGCACTGTTGGAGCTGTTGGAAGTCGCGGTGTTGGTCGGCTTGGCGTTGTAA
- a CDS encoding MFS transporter, producing MTSMWRTSGWVLVGSALILALSLGVRHGFGLFLAPMSSEFGWGRETFAFAIALQNLIWGLAQPFTGALADRFGATKAVFVGGVLYAVGLVLMGMSDSAWSLSLSAGLLIGIGLSGTSFSVILGVVGRAVPPEKRSMAMGIASAAGSFGQFAMVPGTLGLIGWLGWSAALLALGLMVALILPLVAMLKNKPLPVIAGQQTLREALKEACSHSGFWLLAIGFFVCGFQVVFIGVHLPAYLVDQHLPATVGTTVLALIGLFNVFGTYTAGWLGGRMSKPRLLTGLYLLRAVVIVLFLWAPVTEVTAYLFGMAMGFLWLSTVPLTNGTVATLFGVRNLSMLGGIVFLFHQLGSFLGGWLGGVVYDRTGNYDLIWQVSILLSLLAAALNWPVRERPVARLTQMEAA from the coding sequence ATGACCTCGATGTGGCGCACCAGTGGCTGGGTTCTTGTGGGGAGTGCGCTGATCCTGGCGTTGTCCTTGGGTGTGCGGCACGGCTTTGGCCTGTTTCTGGCGCCGATGAGCAGCGAATTCGGCTGGGGCCGTGAGACGTTTGCCTTCGCCATTGCACTGCAGAACCTGATCTGGGGCCTGGCACAGCCGTTTACCGGGGCCCTGGCCGATCGTTTCGGTGCGACCAAAGCCGTGTTTGTCGGCGGTGTGCTGTACGCCGTGGGGCTGGTGTTGATGGGCATGTCCGATTCGGCGTGGTCGTTGTCACTCAGTGCAGGCTTGTTGATCGGGATCGGCCTGTCGGGCACCTCGTTTTCGGTGATTCTCGGGGTGGTCGGCCGCGCGGTGCCGCCGGAAAAACGCAGCATGGCCATGGGCATTGCGAGCGCCGCAGGTTCTTTCGGCCAATTCGCCATGGTGCCCGGCACCTTGGGCCTAATCGGCTGGCTGGGCTGGTCGGCTGCATTGCTGGCGTTGGGCCTGATGGTGGCGCTGATCCTGCCGCTGGTGGCGATGCTCAAGAACAAACCGCTGCCGGTTATTGCCGGTCAGCAAACGCTGCGCGAAGCGTTGAAAGAGGCCTGTTCCCACTCTGGGTTCTGGCTGCTGGCCATTGGTTTTTTTGTCTGCGGTTTCCAGGTGGTGTTTATCGGCGTGCACTTGCCGGCGTATCTGGTCGACCAGCATCTGCCGGCCACGGTGGGCACCACGGTGCTGGCCTTGATCGGGCTGTTTAACGTGTTTGGCACCTACACCGCCGGCTGGCTCGGCGGGCGCATGTCCAAGCCGCGCTTGCTCACCGGCTTGTATCTGCTGCGCGCGGTGGTGATCGTGCTGTTCTTGTGGGCGCCGGTGACCGAAGTCACGGCCTACCTGTTCGGCATGGCGATGGGCTTTTTGTGGCTGTCCACCGTGCCGCTGACCAACGGTACCGTCGCCACCTTGTTTGGCGTGCGAAACCTCTCGATGCTGGGTGGGATTGTGTTCCTGTTCCACCAACTCGGTTCGTTTCTCGGCGGCTGGTTGGGCGGGGTGGTCTATGATCGAACCGGCAACTACGATTTGATCTGGCAGGTGTCGATCCTGCTGAGCCTGCTTGCAGCGGCCCTGAACTGGCCAGTGCGTGAGCGGCCAGTGGCGCGCCTGACGCAAATGGAGGCGGCATGA
- a CDS encoding glutathione peroxidase produces MLMRWLAVPVLMAAGSVAMAANCLPLLEGQLPKLRAKESIDLCQRFAGKPLVIVNTASFCGFAPQFKGLEALYQRYKEQGLEVIGVPSDDFKQEAKTGEETAKVCYVNYGVTFTMTEPQKVKGPDAVHLFKVLAQQTNAPKWNFYKYVVDRQGKVIANFSSLTKPDSPELIKAVEEAIASKP; encoded by the coding sequence ATGCTGATGCGCTGGCTCGCTGTACCCGTCCTGATGGCTGCTGGCAGTGTAGCAATGGCTGCCAACTGCCTGCCGTTGCTGGAGGGCCAATTGCCCAAGTTGCGGGCCAAGGAATCCATTGATCTGTGCCAGCGCTTTGCCGGCAAACCCCTGGTGATCGTCAATACCGCCAGCTTCTGTGGCTTCGCGCCACAGTTCAAAGGCCTCGAAGCCCTGTATCAACGCTATAAAGAACAAGGGTTGGAGGTGATCGGCGTGCCGTCCGATGACTTCAAGCAGGAGGCCAAGACCGGCGAAGAGACCGCCAAGGTGTGTTACGTGAATTACGGCGTGACCTTCACCATGACCGAGCCGCAGAAGGTCAAGGGGCCGGATGCGGTACATTTGTTCAAGGTCCTGGCGCAGCAGACCAACGCGCCGAAGTGGAATTTCTATAAGTACGTGGTCGACCGCCAGGGTAAGGTGATCGCCAATTTCTCCAGCCTGACCAAGCCGGACAGCCCGGAGCTGATCAAGGCGGTTGAAGAGGCGATTGCGTCTAAACCCTGA
- the rmuC gene encoding DNA recombination protein RmuC — MLEERLATAQLAQEGLAAQLDASRDEISDLSQANAAKQADLAAVRREVELLQIDRDNARDAAHAWNLDRSAKETELRRLDALSASLRAELREQQESHQQRLADLQGSRDELRAQFAELAGKIFDEREQRFAETSQERLGQLLDPLKERIQSFEKRVEESYQNEARERFSLAKELERLQQLNLRLSDEATNLTRALKGQKTQGNWGELILERVLEHAGLEKGREYQTQVSLKGPDGERFQPDVLIMLPGDKQVVVDSKVSLTAYQQYVAADDDVIGQAALKQHVLSLRNHVKGLAGKDYKRLEGLHSLDFVLLFVPIEAAFSAALQAEPNLFQEAFDRHIVIVSPTTLLATLRVIDSLWKQERQSQNAREIAERAGWLYDKFVLFIQDLDEVGNRLQQLDKAYSAARNKLTDGRGNLVSRTEQLKLLGARASKSLPADLLERAMTDSDGVAHLPE, encoded by the coding sequence CTGCTGGAAGAGCGCCTGGCCACCGCGCAACTGGCCCAGGAGGGCTTGGCCGCGCAACTGGATGCCAGCCGCGATGAAATCAGTGACCTGAGCCAGGCCAACGCCGCCAAGCAAGCGGACCTGGCCGCGGTGCGCCGTGAAGTCGAACTGCTGCAGATCGACCGCGATAACGCCCGCGACGCCGCCCACGCCTGGAACCTCGACCGCAGCGCCAAAGAAACCGAGCTGCGCCGCCTTGATGCGCTGTCGGCGTCACTGCGCGCCGAACTGCGTGAGCAGCAGGAAAGCCATCAACAACGCCTCGCCGACCTGCAAGGCTCGCGGGACGAGCTGCGCGCGCAATTCGCCGAGCTGGCCGGGAAGATCTTCGACGAGCGTGAACAGCGTTTTGCCGAAACCAGCCAGGAACGCCTGGGCCAGTTGCTCGACCCGCTCAAAGAACGCATCCAGTCCTTTGAAAAGCGCGTTGAAGAAAGCTACCAGAACGAAGCGCGCGAACGCTTTTCCCTGGCCAAGGAGCTTGAACGCCTGCAGCAACTGAACCTGCGCCTGTCGGACGAAGCCACCAACCTCACCCGCGCGCTCAAAGGCCAGAAAACCCAGGGCAACTGGGGTGAACTGATCCTTGAGCGCGTGCTGGAACATGCCGGGCTGGAGAAGGGCCGCGAGTACCAAACTCAGGTGAGCCTTAAAGGGCCGGACGGCGAGCGCTTCCAGCCTGACGTGTTGATCATGTTGCCCGGCGACAAACAGGTGGTGGTCGACTCCAAGGTCAGCCTCACGGCCTATCAACAATACGTGGCGGCGGATGATGACGTGATAGGCCAGGCGGCGCTCAAGCAGCATGTGCTGTCCCTGCGCAATCACGTCAAAGGCCTGGCCGGTAAGGATTACAAACGCCTGGAAGGCTTGCACAGCCTCGATTTCGTACTGTTGTTCGTGCCGATAGAGGCGGCGTTTTCCGCCGCGTTGCAGGCTGAGCCGAACCTGTTTCAGGAAGCGTTCGACCGCCATATCGTCATCGTCAGCCCCACCACCTTGCTGGCCACCCTGCGGGTGATCGACAGCCTGTGGAAGCAGGAGCGCCAGAGCCAGAACGCGCGGGAAATCGCCGAGCGCGCCGGTTGGCTGTATGACAAGTTTGTGCTGTTTATCCAGGACCTGGATGAGGTGGGCAACCGTCTGCAACAGCTGGATAAGGCTTACAGCGCGGCACGCAACAAGCTGACGGATGGACGCGGAAATCTGGTCAGTCGTACCGAGCAATTAAAGTTGCTGGGTGCGCGCGCCAGTAAAAGCCTGCCGGCGGATTTGCTTGAGCGTGCCATGACCGATTCAGACGGTGTGGCGCATCTACCGGAATAA
- a CDS encoding hybrid sensor histidine kinase/response regulator, translating to MTLSSGLIAAVALAYMAIMFAIAFYGDRRHAPLPPKVRAWVYSLSLAVYCTSWTFFGAVGQAAEQLWAFLPIYLGPVLLLVLAPWVLQKMILISKQENITSIADFIAARYGKSQSLAVVVALICLVGVLPYIALQLKGIVLGVNLLIGSGPDTTGTRAQDTALIVSLVLALFTIVFGTRNLDATEHHRGMVLAIAFESLVKLFAFLAVGAFVTYGLYDGFGDLFSQAMLAPRLEEYWKETINWPSMVVQTGVAMMAIICLPRQFHVTVVENIDPQDLRLAKWVFPAYLILAALFVVPIALGGKMLLPGSVLPDSYVISLPMAQSHPALAVLAFIGGASAATGMVIVASIALSTMVSNDMLLPWLLRRSGAERPFEVFRHWMLSVRRVSIVIILLLAYVSYRLLGSTASLATIGQIAFAAVTQLAPAMLGALYWKQANRRGVFAGLAAGTFLWFYTLVLPVTAKSLGWSLSLFPGLTWMHSHPFGFSVTSLTLGTVFSLAGNFTLFVWVSMLSRTRVSEHWQAGRFIGQETSQRASARSMLSVQISDLLSLAARFVGEERAQQSFIRFAYRQGKGFNPNQNADNDWIAHTERLLAGVLGASSTRAVVKAAIEGREMQLEDVVRIADEASEVLQFNRALLQGAIENITQGISVVDQSLKLVAWNRRYLELFNYPDGLISVGRPIADIIRYNAERGLCGPGEAEVHVARRLHWMRQGRAHTSERLFPNGRVIELIGNPMPGGGFVMSFTDITAFREAEQALTEANEGLEQRVTERTHELSQLNVALTDAKGVAESASQSKTRFLAAVSHDLMQPLNAARLFSAALSHQNDGLSAEARQLVQHLDSSLRSAEDLISDLLDISRLENGKINPQRQPFVLNELFDTLGAEFKALAHEQGLRFRLRGSRLRVDSDIKLLRRVLQNFLTNAFRYADGPVLLGVRRRKGELCLEVWDRGPGIPLDKQQVIFEEFKRLDSHQTRAEKGLGLGLAIADGLCRVLGHRLSVRSWPGKGSVFSVRVPLARNQASPKVKPTLDNGLPLSGAQVLCVDNEESILIGMRSLLTRWGCEVWTATDQAQCAALLAEGMRPQLALVDYHLDHGETGTELMGWLRAQLAEPIPGVVISADGRPEMVAEVHAAGLDYLAKPVKPAALRALLSRHLPL from the coding sequence ATGACGCTGTCCAGCGGGCTGATCGCCGCCGTTGCCCTGGCCTATATGGCCATTATGTTTGCCATCGCCTTTTACGGTGACCGCCGCCACGCGCCGTTGCCGCCGAAGGTGCGTGCGTGGGTGTACAGCCTGTCGCTGGCCGTCTACTGCACCAGCTGGACGTTCTTCGGCGCAGTAGGCCAGGCCGCCGAACAACTGTGGGCATTTTTACCGATCTATTTAGGACCGGTACTGCTGCTGGTGTTGGCACCTTGGGTGCTGCAGAAGATGATTCTGATCAGCAAGCAGGAAAACATCACCTCGATCGCCGACTTTATCGCCGCGCGCTACGGCAAATCCCAGTCCCTGGCGGTGGTGGTGGCGCTAATCTGCCTGGTCGGCGTGCTGCCCTACATCGCCCTGCAGCTCAAAGGCATCGTGCTGGGCGTGAACCTGCTGATCGGCTCCGGCCCCGACACCACCGGCACCCGCGCCCAGGACACCGCGCTGATCGTGTCGCTGGTGCTGGCGCTGTTCACCATCGTGTTCGGTACACGCAACCTCGACGCCACTGAACACCACCGCGGCATGGTGCTGGCGATTGCGTTTGAATCACTGGTCAAGCTGTTCGCCTTTCTCGCCGTCGGTGCGTTCGTGACCTACGGCCTGTACGACGGTTTCGGTGACCTGTTCAGCCAGGCGATGCTGGCGCCGCGCCTTGAGGAGTACTGGAAAGAAACCATCAACTGGCCGTCGATGGTGGTGCAAACCGGCGTGGCAATGATGGCGATTATCTGCCTGCCTCGCCAGTTTCACGTCACCGTAGTAGAAAACATCGACCCGCAGGATTTGCGCCTGGCCAAGTGGGTATTCCCGGCCTACCTGATCCTGGCCGCGCTGTTCGTCGTACCCATTGCCCTGGGCGGCAAAATGCTGCTGCCCGGTTCGGTATTGCCCGACTCCTACGTGATCAGCCTGCCCATGGCCCAATCGCATCCGGCCCTCGCCGTGCTGGCGTTTATCGGCGGCGCGTCGGCGGCAACCGGCATGGTGATCGTGGCCAGCATTGCCTTGTCGACCATGGTGTCCAACGACATGTTGCTGCCGTGGTTGCTGCGCCGCTCCGGCGCCGAGCGGCCGTTCGAAGTGTTCCGCCACTGGATGCTGTCGGTACGCCGGGTCAGCATTGTGATCATCCTGCTGCTGGCCTACGTGAGTTATCGGCTGCTCGGTTCCACCGCAAGCCTGGCGACCATCGGCCAGATTGCCTTCGCCGCCGTCACCCAACTAGCCCCGGCGATGCTCGGCGCGCTGTACTGGAAGCAGGCCAACCGGCGGGGTGTATTTGCTGGGTTAGCGGCAGGCACCTTTTTGTGGTTCTACACCTTGGTCCTACCAGTGACCGCGAAAAGTCTTGGCTGGTCGCTCAGCCTTTTCCCCGGCCTGACGTGGATGCATTCACACCCCTTTGGCTTTTCCGTCACCTCGCTGACCCTGGGCACCGTGTTCTCGCTGGCGGGTAACTTCACGCTGTTCGTGTGGGTCTCGATGCTGTCGCGCACAAGGGTTTCCGAGCATTGGCAGGCCGGACGTTTTATCGGTCAAGAGACCAGCCAACGCGCCAGCGCGCGCTCAATGTTGTCGGTACAGATCAGCGACCTGCTCAGCCTGGCCGCACGCTTTGTCGGTGAAGAGCGCGCGCAGCAGAGCTTTATCCGCTTCGCCTATCGTCAGGGCAAAGGCTTTAACCCGAATCAGAATGCCGATAACGACTGGATCGCCCACACCGAACGCCTGCTGGCCGGTGTGCTAGGCGCTTCTTCGACGCGCGCTGTAGTAAAAGCCGCGATTGAAGGGCGGGAAATGCAGTTGGAGGACGTCGTACGCATCGCCGACGAAGCCTCCGAGGTGCTGCAGTTCAACCGCGCGCTGCTGCAAGGCGCGATTGAAAACATCACCCAGGGCATCAGCGTGGTCGACCAGTCGCTGAAACTGGTGGCCTGGAACCGGCGCTACCTGGAACTGTTCAACTACCCCGACGGCTTGATCAGCGTCGGCCGGCCGATTGCCGACATCATTCGCTACAACGCCGAGCGCGGCCTGTGCGGGCCGGGCGAAGCTGAAGTGCACGTGGCACGGCGCCTGCACTGGATGCGCCAGGGCCGCGCGCACACCTCCGAACGTTTGTTCCCGAATGGACGCGTGATCGAGCTGATCGGCAACCCGATGCCCGGCGGTGGGTTTGTCATGAGCTTCACCGATATCACCGCGTTCCGTGAAGCCGAGCAGGCGCTGACCGAGGCCAACGAGGGCCTTGAGCAACGGGTGACCGAGCGCACCCATGAACTGTCGCAACTGAATGTGGCGCTCACCGATGCCAAAGGCGTGGCCGAGTCCGCGAGCCAGTCGAAAACGCGCTTTCTGGCAGCGGTGAGCCATGACCTGATGCAACCGCTGAACGCGGCACGGCTGTTCTCCGCCGCCCTCTCCCACCAGAACGACGGTCTGTCTGCCGAAGCCCGCCAGTTGGTGCAGCACTTGGACAGCTCGCTGCGTTCCGCCGAAGACCTGATCAGCGACCTGCTGGATATCTCGCGCCTGGAAAACGGCAAGATCAACCCACAGCGCCAGCCCTTTGTGCTTAACGAGCTGTTCGACACCCTGGGCGCCGAATTCAAGGCTTTGGCCCACGAACAAGGCCTGCGTTTCCGCCTGCGTGGCAGCCGTTTACGGGTGGACAGTGACATCAAGTTGCTGCGGCGAGTCCTGCAGAACTTTCTGACCAACGCCTTCCGCTATGCCGACGGCCCAGTGCTACTTGGCGTACGCCGGCGCAAGGGTGAGCTGTGCCTGGAAGTGTGGGACCGCGGCCCGGGCATTCCACTGGATAAACAGCAGGTAATCTTCGAAGAGTTCAAGCGCCTCGACAGCCACCAGACCCGCGCCGAAAAAGGCCTGGGCCTGGGCCTGGCGATCGCCGACGGCTTGTGCCGAGTGCTGGGCCATCGCTTAAGCGTACGTTCGTGGCCGGGCAAAGGCAGCGTGTTCAGCGTGCGCGTGCCGTTGGCGCGCAACCAGGCCAGCCCAAAGGTCAAGCCGACGCTAGACAATGGGCTGCCATTGAGTGGCGCGCAGGTGCTGTGCGTAGACAATGAAGAGAGCATCCTGATCGGCATGCGCAGCCTGCTGACGCGCTGGGGCTGCGAGGTGTGGACCGCCACCGATCAGGCGCAGTGCGCAGCATTGCTGGCCGAAGGCATGCGCCCGCAACTGGCGCTGGTGGATTACCACCTGGACCATGGCGAAACGGGTACTGAGCTGATGGGCTGGCTGCGGGCGCAATTGGCCGAGCCGATTCCCGGGGTGGTGATCAGCGCCGATGGCCGGCCGGAGATGGTGGCCGAGGTGCATGCGGCGGGGTTGGATTATTTGGCCAAGCCGGTGAAACCTGCGGCGTTGCGGGCGCTGTTGAGTCGGCATTTGCCGCTGTAG
- the cobC gene encoding alpha-ribazole phosphatase family protein, translating to MTLHLDLLRHGETELGGGLRGSLDDALTAKGWEQMRAAVVEQGPWDRLVSSPLQRCALFAQELGARLKLPMSLEKDLQELHFGAWEGQSAAALMETDAEGLGLFWADPYRFTPPEGERVSDFSDRVLGAVSRLHQAYAGERVLLISHGGVMRLLLAQARGLPREQLLNVEVGHGGLFSLQVAPDGVLKEGR from the coding sequence ATGACCTTGCACCTGGACCTGCTGCGCCACGGCGAAACGGAGCTGGGCGGTGGCCTGCGCGGCAGCCTGGACGACGCACTCACCGCCAAGGGCTGGGAGCAGATGCGCGCCGCTGTGGTGGAGCAGGGGCCGTGGGACCGGTTGGTCAGCTCGCCACTGCAACGCTGCGCGCTGTTCGCCCAAGAGTTAGGTGCTCGGCTCAAGCTCCCCATGAGCCTGGAAAAGGATCTGCAAGAGCTGCACTTCGGCGCCTGGGAAGGGCAGAGCGCGGCCGCGCTGATGGAAACCGATGCCGAAGGGTTGGGCTTGTTCTGGGCCGATCCCTATCGCTTCACACCGCCTGAAGGCGAGCGTGTCAGCGACTTTTCCGACCGTGTTCTCGGCGCTGTCTCACGTTTGCATCAAGCTTATGCCGGCGAGCGCGTGTTGCTGATCAGCCACGGTGGCGTCATGCGTCTGCTGCTGGCGCAAGCGCGCGGTTTGCCCCGCGAGCAACTGCTGAATGTCGAAGTCGGCCACGGTGGGCTGTTCAGCCTGCAGGTGGCGCCCGACGGCGTGTTGAAGGAAGGACGCTGA
- a CDS encoding MarR family winged helix-turn-helix transcriptional regulator has translation MLASQCLCTNLRRAARGVSRHYDGALDGFGINVAQYSLLCNLQRLDQPSISSLAEAMGLDRSTLGRNLRVLEGEGLVQLVEGDDLRNRLVVLTVAGEQRLAAALPAWEAAQQKLIDQLGAEKRETLLALLDELA, from the coding sequence ATGCTTGCCTCCCAATGTTTATGCACCAACCTGCGACGCGCCGCCCGTGGCGTCAGCAGGCACTACGACGGCGCTCTCGACGGCTTCGGGATCAACGTCGCCCAGTATTCTTTGCTGTGTAACTTGCAACGCCTGGATCAACCGAGCATTTCCAGCCTGGCTGAAGCCATGGGCCTGGATCGCAGTACCTTGGGGCGTAACCTGCGGGTATTGGAAGGCGAAGGCCTGGTGCAGTTGGTCGAGGGTGATGACTTGCGCAACCGCCTGGTGGTGTTGACCGTCGCCGGCGAGCAACGTCTGGCCGCCGCATTGCCGGCATGGGAAGCGGCGCAGCAGAAATTGATTGATCAGTTAGGCGCCGAAAAGCGCGAAACCTTGTTGGCCTTGCTGGACGAACTCGCCTGA